The genomic stretch GTCCCCGAACTCGTAGTCCTGGACCAGTGCGCTGCCTTCCTCGTGCCACGCCATACGCTTCCCCTCGTGCGAATCGTGTCCCTCGTCCCCCACGCCACGGAGCTGCTGTTCGCGCTGGGCCTGGGCGACCAGGTCGTGGGCGTCACCCACGAGTGCGACCATCCTACGGAGGCGCTCGAGCGGCCACACGTGACGACCGACCGGCTGCCCCCGGGGCTGTCGGCGGCCGAGATCGACGCCGCGGTGCGGGAGCGCACGGAGCGCGGCGAGGCGATCTACGACCTCGACGCCGAGCTGCTGGCCGAGCTCGAGCCCGATCTCATCGTCACCCAGGCACTGTGCCCGGTGTGCGCGGTCTCCTATGACGACGTGCAGGCCATCGCGGCGCGGATGGATCCCGCGCCCAAGGTCATCGCGCTGGACCCCAAGACGTTCGGCGAGACGATCAACGACATCCGCACGGTCTCCGACGCCACGGGCGCCAAGGAGGCCGCGTTCGTCCTGATCGCCACGATCGCGCGGCGCGTCGAGGCGGTGAAGTCCGCGGTCGCCGATGCCGAGCCGGTGCCCGTCGCGGCGCTCGAGTGGCTCGACCCCCCGTTCGCGGCGGGCCACTGGACGCCGCAGCTCATCGAGATGGCCGGCGGCTTCGACGTGCTCGGGCTGCCGGGCGAGAGCTCCGAGCAGGTCACCTGGGAGATGGTCAGGGCGGCCGAGCCGGAGGTCGTGGTCTGCATGCCGTGCGGCTACGACCTCGGCCGCGCCCACGAGGAGGCCGAGGCCTACGCGGCGCAGCTCGGGGCGCTCGGGGCGCGGCGGGTCGTCGCGATCGACGCGTCGGGCACGTTCTCGCGGCCGGGGCCGCGGCTGG from Capillimicrobium parvum encodes the following:
- a CDS encoding cobalamin-binding protein, with product MRIVSLVPHATELLFALGLGDQVVGVTHECDHPTEALERPHVTTDRLPPGLSAAEIDAAVRERTERGEAIYDLDAELLAELEPDLIVTQALCPVCAVSYDDVQAIAARMDPAPKVIALDPKTFGETINDIRTVSDATGAKEAAFVLIATIARRVEAVKSAVADAEPVPVAALEWLDPPFAAGHWTPQLIEMAGGFDVLGLPGESSEQVTWEMVRAAEPEVVVCMPCGYDLGRAHEEAEAYAAQLGALGARRVVAIDASGTFSRPGPRLVEALELMAHVLHPDRVPEAPSAALDVEGAAPAERT